Below is a genomic region from Miscanthus floridulus cultivar M001 chromosome 1, ASM1932011v1, whole genome shotgun sequence.
ACTTCATGTAATTTTTCAACTTTGTACTCCTACATCAACGGCGTAGTTTCGCATGACACGGTCTCCTAAATTATATTGTaaccatttatttattttatattatattattgatATTTATGAACTTATGATAATTGAATAGTACATTTAATTACAAATTTAACAGTATCAGAATTTTCCAATTTGCACTATAATAATTCAAATTTGTTAGTCAAATATTGGTCAAAGATATTAAAGTTCGATTCTTGATATACGTGTACGCCTTATAAAAAATAGAGGAACTAATCTATAAATTGAAGACTTATCATATTTTTTCTTGCTTATATGCCGAATTGAGTAGCAAATTTTTATCTGTTTACCGAGTTGGTAAATAGATTTTATCGAAatacatgtgaaattttggtatggCATACTCTTTAACAAAATCTTAGATCCGCCACTGGGTGAGAGGATATTTACAAACTACGTGCTATTTTCCACTCCATATGAGTCTGCACAAGTAAAATAACTTAAAGACTACTGAATCTCTGTTTATGACTATGGCATTGCTTATGAGTTTACCCGTATTTGTAGGCATTGAAGTCTCTGCAAGCCAGATCGCACGGACAGGCAGCTCTGCTTGTACTAAGAACGAAGAGAGTTTTACAAACAAGGAAACAGAGAAAGCCGGTCACCCGGCCGCTACAGGCAGCTCTGCCaatgagccaaacaatacagCTGTAAGTATTTTCTATCATGTGCCTCCGCTCTTCATATTCCAAAGAATTCCCAGTTCACACCAGCTAAAGTTTCCTCCCTTGTGCCTGTAGGTCCGTGTGGGTAAGCCTGATTCCTACGAATCTGATAACAAACGTCCAAGGCAGGTTTCTTACTATGTTTTCTGAAGATCTGTGCAGTAATGATATGTATTAAATTATCAAACCATTGGATATTCTGAAAGCTATCGCTCATTAGTTTTTATCTGACATCGAAGTTTTTGTATATAATCTGATTTGTTATTCCTCAGGCTCTCGGCTGAGAAAGTCAACCATGCACAAGCTCCGAGTACTGTACAGAATGTTTTTTTTCACAGGGCCATCCTACTCAAATCAATATACAGAATGTTCCTATCTCACAGGGCCATCCTACTCAaatcagcccttgtttagttcgcgaaatttggattttggggctagtgtcgtttttatttggcaaatagtgtccaaacattgactaattaggcttaaaacgttcgtctcgcaatttcccaccaaactgtgcaattagtttttcttttcgtctacatttaatgctccatgcacgggccgaaaacattcgatgtgacactgtagcaactttttggattttggggtccaactaaacaagcttAGTGATGCCTCCATGTGAGAGTCTGCCAGATAGGAAGGATATAGCATGACAGCTCACCCAGTGCTGCATGCCTCGCTTAGCATGCTTATAGAGTCTGCTGTTATGATGAAAGCATCAGCCCATGcaagatggcccaagtgtgggtTAGGATCTGCAGTGACAAAAATCTGCTCAGCATAAACTTTTCACCTGCAGTGCTCGGTTCCAATGACATATACAGGCTTCCTGTAAGAAGTGAAATTGGAAAGCTTAGTGATGCCTCCATGTGAGAGTCTGCCAGATAGGAAGGATATAGCATGACAGGTCACCCAGTGCTGCATGCCTCGCTTAGCATGCTTATAGAGTCTGCTGTTATGATGAAAGCATCAGCCCATGcaagatggcccaagtgtgggtTAGGATCTGCAGTGACAAAAATCTGCTCAGCATAAACTTTTCATATCACATAAAGCTAAAGATGTCTCACAAATCTCATGTGAATCGATGAATGTACCTTCACCGTCCCAAATATAAATCTTAGGATGTGTACTGAACTCTTTCAATACTACATCAGACATCTGCCAATATGTAGTTTAGAAATTAAGTAGAAACAGTTCATACAAAAAAAAATGAATGATCAGAGGCCCTGGTAGTCCTACCTGTGGAGGTGTTCTTCTAGAAAATGAGATTCTGACACTTCCGCAGGTCTTCAGAACATTGTGCAGTGAGTTCACCAGCTGCTTAGCAAGGTCTACATCATATTTACAGTTTCCTGAGTATTGAAAACACTATGGTATTCTGAATTCAGTATGTCCTGTTTCCTATGTGTCATACAACAAAATTAATTAGAATGTGCCAATTCCAGCCTCCGCAGGTACGGTTTAACAGGTGGGAGCAGCCCGGCTACATTGGGTACTCATCATGGCCCCATCAAAATAATCCGGTATGATGTATTTCATATGCATTGTTAACCATGTGTCTATTTTGAATAATCATCCTACAACAATATTCATTAGAATGTGCCACTCCAGCCACCACCGCTATGCTTCAACAAGTGGGCTGGACCCCGTAGCCCTGTGTAGACACCGATGCCCCCTGCCTCTAACATACATAGCTATGGAAATTATCAATCGCTGTGGCAGCAGCCACTACTGCTGGAGCAGCAGGCGGCACCTAGCAGGACATTTGGACCTCATGAGGTAAAAGAAAAATTGTGAAGCTTATGATTCGATCCCATGTCCTCATTTGACCTGCAGctttagaaaaaaaaagacaaTCTCCTCTTATTAAAGTTTATATTAGAAAGTTCTTACCAATAATTGTTTAATGTGCTATAATGTCCTTGTGTTGTACGAATAGAAAGTTCAAGAAATAATGGGCACCATGCTTATAAATGTGCAAGAATTCCCAAAAGGAACTAATAAAACATTCAAATAGGTTCGATTTTAGTTCACTGTCATATATAATAGGCTGCAAAGATGGAATTATTATGTCTGCTATATTTTGTACCGCTTTTGCCCTACAAGTTAACTTAATTAGAACTTAGAAGTTACTTTTTTCAGGCACCCCACCAATTCTTCGAGatactgggggggggggggggggggggggggggggggggggcacaccCATGCAGCTTGAATGCTTGATAGGATGTCTAAGTTCTGATAAACTCTTCCGCTTAGTGAAGCAGTGTCTACTAGTAGGTGACATGCTCCTCAAATCATGATTATGCGCCTCTCCTTGCAGCTTATTCAGGTTCTTTTGCAGTAGTATGTCTATTTCCTCCTAACCAAACAAAATGAGAGGTGCTAAATACCATACTTATATGATGCACTAggtgattttcttttctttttgtcgTTAGAATTAAGGAGATTCAATACTTTAGTGCTATCATGTGACGAACATTTTATTCCATATAATCTATATCACAATTTTTCTGAACCTGCTACCTGATGTTTTCTTACCTCTCACAAGTTGAAACCGTGTTTCTCATATGTTTTCTTACCAATCACAAGTTGAAACCGTGTTTCTCTTATGATTTTTCGTTATGAATACTAACTATATATGTTAAAACATTGAAAAAAATTGGTAAGACATACACTTATGTATATATTTATTACACCTAGAGATGTCATCATATTTGTTCGGCCTCCCTTAATCAGAATTGTTGGTTCCCCCACTGCGTGCTGCCACCACGTTTTCAACATAGTACTCGACTAAGTAGAATGTTTCTATCTTTGACCAttgttttataatatatatatatatatatatatatatatatagattaaCGGCATAAGAATATGTTTTTAGTTTTATTATAAGAAATACTTTCATAATACTATATAAATGACCGTGCGTTGCACGGgggtcaattttttttttgagtgaACCTTAGTAATTGCATGTGAACGTATGAGCTACGAGGACTTTGTGTTGGATGCGGACACGTAGATTTTGCCTTTTTATTTGAATCGGTTAGGACACGAACGTGTGAGCTTTGAAGACTTATATCAGACGCGGATACATAGATTTGGTCTTCGTATCATCAACGAGTAGAACACGAACGCATGTAGTACGAAGGATGAATACTGATCTTTACATGATCACTTGAAATCAATTAAATCCATTTTATAGTGCAACACATGTGGACACCACATCTATCTAAGGCGAATTTGAGGGAATTGttatttgcatatatgtttactTTAGATAAACTTCTTATATCTTATTAAAactatttttatgatttttaggatttttttatattttttgcaCAGAGAgagtttattgcatatattttttcGGAAATGTTTTTTAGCCGTATTTGTTTTTTTCGGAAACGGGACGGTGGTTTTTTATGATGATTTTTTTGCCGTATATGTTTTTATCTCGGATTTTTTTTCCTGGGATGGTGGTTTTGTTTGGTTTTTGCGTATATAGGGCCGGGGGGTTTATCTTGGTTTTTTTTTGCGtactagatatatgcccgtgtGTTGCATGCGGTAACGAATTTGTTTCCATGTATACAACGATGCACATGTCTTATGGTTTAGACAAACATATTAACAAATTTTTATCCATGTCTATGACGATGCACATGGCTTGCGATTTAGACGAACATATTAAGAAATATATAAATTTGATTACATAAAACATATTTATGATCTTTATGACCTATATTGTGTGGATTTGGTTTTTAGAAACCTAATACAATTGGTTTCATTTTTTAATTATATTGGTgtgttttattattttatattttcaaaAATTAATAAAAATCTAATAAATACTTTTGCATTTGGAACCCTAAACTAAATTGTACAGGTTTTCCTTCTTACGTGGTAGACTAATGGGCCACATTGTTACGTGCGGGCACGAAACAAATCACCACGCAAGAGACTCGGTTGTTACGTGCGGCCAGGAGGTCTGTCCGTTCGTCCCATGGCACGTCGTTCCTTCATTCCTGATCTTGCAGGAGGGTGAGCGGGGTGCAGATGGCGGCCACACGCGCACGAGGCGAGCGGGGGCGCAAACGCGTGGGCACACGCGCACGGGCTTGCGCTAACGGGCGAGCGTTTGCAATTCCGCCGGCGGCGGCACATGCTGGAGCTAGAGCGCGCGTGCGGGCGAGCGATGCGAAGCACAAGGCCAGCACGCCGCAGAGCGTGGCGAGCACCACGGCCGCCGCCAGAACGTGCTGGCATCGCATCGCCCGAGTCCATGGCGAGACGCGTGCTCCCGCGTACTCTGGGACTACGCACGGCAGTTGCCCGCCGCTGACGGCGCAGGCTGGAGCTAGGGCGTGCGCGGATAGAATGATTGATGTTTTCTTTGTCGTATATATTTTTCTTTGGAAATGGTTTTTTACCGTATTTGTTTTTTTCGGAAACGTGAATATGGAAGAGTTTGTTTCTGAAACGGTTTTTTTTGCCACGTAAGAGACTCGTCTGTTACGTGCGGCCAGGGGTCCGTCCATCCGTCCCACGGCACATCATTCCTTCGTTCCTTCTCTTGTAGGAGGGCAAGCGGAATGCAGACGCGCGGGCACATGCGCACGGGCATGCGCTGACGCGGGGCGAGCGTTTACAGGTGCCCGCCGCTGCCGGCATAGGCTGGAGCTAGGGCGCGCGTGGGCAGGCGAAGCGGAGCACACGGCCAGCACGTTGCAGAGCGTGGCGAGCAACGCGGCGGTCTCCAGCACGTACTGGCTTCGCATCGCCCGCGTCCATGGCGAGACGCGCGCTCCCACGTACACCGGAACTACGCAGGGCAGCAGGTAGTAgttgcccgccgccgccggcgcatgCTGAAGCTAGGGCGCTCACAGATAGATTTGACTGATGTTTTTTTTGTCGTATATATTTTTTCAAAAACGTTTTTTTGTTGTATTTGTTTTTTCTTGAAAACAGGGATGTCAAAAAGTTTGTTTCTGAAATGATATTTTTGTTGTATATGTTTTTTTCAGAAAGTTTTTTTTGCCGTATTTAAACTTTTTAAGGAAACGGGGACGTTGGTTATTTTTCAGAAAGGTTTTTGTTTACGGTATTTTTTTTTGCCATGGGGTGGAGCGGAGGCGGGGGACGTTGGCTTTTTTGGGAAAAAAATTTTAAcggtattttttttttgttgtggGGCGgagcgatttttttttaattttaatattttttgaaaactaattctaaatctaatactatcgatttttttttaaactaacacttttgaccacGCCTATTTCTCTGGAGCGGCCAAATACATGTACCGCGCCATGTATAGTGGCGCGGCAATGGGCTGATGTGGcagcgaccggaatcgctgaccgctgacgtggcaggacctgccgcgccatcgatcttggcgcggtagtaccgcgccctgatccgtggcgcggcagagcccacgACGCCCACTATAAGACTGCAGGGCACCGTGCGGGCGATGGAGTGGGCACGCCTACTGCAGGAGCTGACACCTTTCCGCGGCGTACACAGTGCCGCCTCAGAGAGCATCGCGTCCAACGCCAGAGTGTGAGCAGTAGTGTATGGGCTGAGCCAGGGCATCGTCGGCACGTGTCTCCTACACCGCGTACGACGCGCTGACGCCTGCAAGACTGCAGAAAGGGTCACGTCGCATCACCGACGACCCCCGATTGTGTCTGTACATGCATCAGCAGTCACCATGTTCCCCAGTCAAAACAAACAGTGCATGTGACCGTCAGTTCCGCCTTCAGGTTTTGTTTTTAGAGTATATTTGTTTCAATTTCATTGATCGGCGTGCATGCACCGCCTGTCTCGAGTGCAAGCAACGCTAGCTAGCGAGTTAGTACAAACTAGGTCCCTTTAGCTAAAATTGGGTTGTTCGGCTAAGTtttagcttgtttcagcttattctctctcacgaaacactattgaatcagccaAAATCAGTCATAACTGGATCAGCCGAACATGGTTGCATGCTATTAGCCTCACCTATTTTGATAGCTAATGACTAATTTAAGCAAAAAAAAAACGAAAAAGAGCATACTACTAGTGTAATATATTGGACCATAAATTCATAACATAATGACCATAACAAGAATACAATGCAAAAAAACTTATTGCAGTGATTTACACTAGATTTCATTAATGAAGATATCAATTTGTTTTAAATTAAAGAAAACAAAATTCGAACCTAGAAGCCTAGAGTCTTGACCGGAGAATGGACATTGGAGAGGGAGACGCCGAGTTAGGGGGTGTTttgttgcccctcctaaattttagtcgctgtcccatagaatatttggacacatgaatgaagtcttaaatatagactaattacaaaactaattgcataatttgcgactaatttgtgagacgaatcttttaagcctaattaatccatgttttgacaatgtggtgctacagtaaacatgtgctaatgatggattagttagacttaaaaaaatcgtctcgtggaatactgacggattatgtaatttgttttttattagtatccgaacatctcATACAAAACTCtctcgacacacctcctaaattttagtcactaaaTCAAACACCCCCTAGTATAGCTAGGAGGGGAGGGGGTGAGCCATCGAGGGAGAAGACTACGCTTCAACGCCATCCGCTCCACCGCTGGACGTTGGTTGCCAACTACAGGAGCGAGAGGGAGTGAGGCCGAGGAGGGGTGCTTGCTGCGCCGTGGCCACCGGCTGCTGCTTCTGACTTCCGAGTTAGAAGTTAATAAAGAAACCTAAAAATCCGATTTTTCCGTTTAATTAAATGGAGCAAATTGGAATCACATAGTGTAACAGTTAAGGACGGTCACCTTTTTCTTGGGGGTTCAGAGTGCCTGTCCATGGCAGTCGGACACCTTTGGGCTTTGCGTGACGGAGGCCTGCCCTGCTCTGACTCGGGGCTTTCGGCTGCCTTCTGACGTGACCTTTTCTAGAGTCCTGTAGGCGTCAGCGTGCCGCACGCGGTGTAGGAGACACGTGCCGACGATGCCCTGACTCAGCCCATACGTTACTGCTCATCCTCTAGCGTTGGACCCGATGCTCTCTGAGGCTGCACTGTGCACACCGCGGAAAGGTATCAGCTCCTGCAGTAGGCGTGCCCACTCCATCGCCCGTGCGGTGCCCTGCAGTCTCACAGTGGGCGTcgtgggctctgccgcgccaataTCGGTGGCGGGGCAAGCCTTGatacgtcagcggtcagcgattccggtcgccgccacgtcagcccgttGTCGCGCCATCagacatggcgcggcacaggcatttggtcgcgccagggcaataggcgcggcaaaaaatgttagttttaaaaaaaccgacagtgttagatttagaatttgttttcaaaaaaatattaaaattaaaaaaaaaatcggcgGAGCGGAGGCGGGGGCGCAGCGTAGTGATTTTTTAGGCGTAGAAGATACAGGGGCGGGGGAGCTTTTTTCAGGATGGTGTTTTTTtacggtgttttttttttttgctgtacaTGTTTTTATCTCTGATTTTTTCCCGTATAAGGTGGGGGCGGGGCGACGCAGACCatagttgtagaaattttttaggtTGGTTGTAGATATAATTCACGTTCTGTGGAACTATATATATGTTGGATTTAGGCCCATATTTGGTCTAATCTGAAAAATTTCAAAGCATGCATAACCTATAGTCCCATATTGTTAATTTAAGGAGAAGTTGTCTTGCTTAAATATGGGATTctcctctctatgcaaaataggtgaaaatgagagAGAAGGAGACTGTTGCTACACGCAAGCGTAGCTCGcgcgcatttttcgcgtgaaaaatcaCGTGACTTGTTTGTGCAGTTTATGATTTgtgcagtttctattttttatgctgAGCGTAATGGCGCTTCAATGTAATTGAAACTGCCGTTTTAAACAGTAATAAGGTGTGTCAGTTTCTGCTATTTGATTGCAGTATTTTCTGTCATTAAATTGGGCAGTTTTTACTGCTTGATGAGGGgaattgatgcactatgaaggcCTATAAAATCAGGAGATGTCCTTGTTGAAGGGTACGGATTCACACGCCCACCTTCCCACTCGTTGTGCTGAGCTTCTCGCTGTTGCGCCTCGTCGACCTTTGAGTTCGGCGTGCACCGGACTTGAAGAGAGCGGGATCTCCGAAACCACTGCCGCGAGACTCCTGCACGGGgcggcaatcaggtttttgggcagcgtctacacgcgaccgcttggtgatctgcaacGTCTACTTCAACACGTTCGACTACGTTTTGCGCGAgatcattgagtaatttccttgcgCAATCCTGTTCTAGTCAGTATATTACCTGTTTACTTGTGTTATAtgcttgcatcattttttatctatgagtttttcctccaaACAAAATCTAGAATGTATTTTAGGCACATATTTCCAACAATATATTCTTTCAAATGTGGTCATAGTTGTAAATGTCTGACTTTCTAAATACGACAAAAAAATAGGGGAAATATTTGCTCCAATTAATTAAGCACAGGCAAGGTGTGCAGGTTTTGTAGGGTTAGTTTAATATTATTTTTATTTCGTTTCGAAAAACCTAACATGCAAGCATATATAATTTATCTGCTACAAAGATTGAATTTTTAATTAATCGAGTCCATAGCTACAAGCTACCGAGATTGTG
It encodes:
- the LOC136510885 gene encoding mitochondrial fission protein ELM1-like — protein: SGNCKYDVDLAKQLVNSLHNVLKTCGSVRISFSRRTPPQMSDVVLKEFSTHPKIYIWDGEDPNPHLGHLAWADAFIITADSISMLSEACSTGKPVYVIGTEHCR